The Thioalkalivibrio sulfidiphilus HL-EbGr7 genome includes the window CATGGTGAGCGGCCAGCCGCCGCTGCGCTGGCTGAGCATGAAGTGCGCCGTCTGGTAGATCTTGTCCAGGTCCGGCCGCTCCTCCCGGTCCACCTTGATGTTCACGTACAACCGGTTCATCACCTGGGCGGTGGCCGGATCCTCGAAGGATTCGTGGGCCATGACGTGGCACCAGTGGCAGGCGGAGTAACCGATGGACAGGAGGATCGGCTTGTCCTCCGCCTTGGCCTTGTCCAGTGCCTCCGGGCCCCAGGGATACCAGTCCACGGGATTGTCCGCATGCTGCAGCAGGTAGGGACTGGTCTCGTTCGCTAGGCGGTTGCTTGTCTGCTCTGGCATGGGCGGGTTCACCGGGCTTGGACTTCGGAAGGGATTGCCGCAGAGACGCGGAGGCGCAGAGAAAGAATAAGGATCTGACAGGATTTACATGATGAACAGGATTGAAAAAACCTGGACGGGCTTTCTTTAAAAATCATGTTCATCATGTAAATCCTGTCAAAGATCTTCTCTGCGCCTTCGCGTCTCTGCGGCAGATGTTGCAACTAGAACTATACCCCCGTGAACCGGCAAGGTCCCGTAACCCCACCCACCAACGGGAATGCCCCGCGCGCTATACTGCCCAGCCGCACGACGACACCGGAACCGCCCCATGGACAGCCTCGACTACACCCCCCTGCGCCTGAGAAAGAACGAGGAACGCCGCCTGCTGGCCGGCCATGCCTGGGTGTTCAGCAACGAGGTGGACATCGCCGCCACGCCCATCAAGGACCTGACGCCGGGCCAGCCGGTGCTGATCGAGGATCATCGCGGCAAGGCCATCGGCACCGGCTATGCCAATCCCCAGTCCCTGATCTGCGCGCGGCTGGTGAGCCGGGACAAGGCACACCCGTTCAACGCCTCCCTGCTGGTGCATCGGCTCAAGGTGGCCCTGTCCCTGCGCGAGCGCCTGTTCACCGAGCCCTGTTACCGGCTGGCCTACGGCGAGAGCGACGGCCTGCCGGGGCTGGTGGTGGATCGCTACGGCGACGTGCTGGTGGCCCAGGTCACCACCGCGGGCATGGAGGTCATGCAGGACGCCATCCTGGAGGCGCTGCACAAGGCCGTGCATCCCAAGGCGGTGCTGTGGCGCAACGACAGCCCGGTGCGGGAACTGGAAGGACTGGACCTGTACATGAGACCGGCCCTGGGCGAGGTGCCCGAGACGGTCACCCTCACGGAGCACGGCGCCCGCTTCCACGCACCACTCCTCTCGGGCCAGAAGACCGGCTGGTTCTTCGACCAGCGGGACAACCGGGCCTGGCTGGCGCGGGTCTCCAGAGGTATGAAGGTGCTGGACCTGTTCAGCTACGTGGGCGCCTGGGGCGTGCAGGCCGCGCTCAACGGCGCCGAGTCAGTCACCTGCGTGGACGCCTCCGGTGATGCCCTGGAAAGCATGGCCGCCAACGCCGCCGAGAACGGGGTCGGGGACCGGGTGAGCGGCGTGAAGGGGGATGCCTTCGAGGTGCTTAAGCAACTGCGCGAGGACCAGGCCCGATTCGACGTGGTGATCACCGACCCGCCCGCCTTCATCAAGCGCCGCAAGGACGTCAAGGAAGGCACCGCCGCCTACCGGCGCCTGAACCAGATGGCCATGCAGGTGATGGCCAAAGACGGCCTGCTGATCGCCTGCTCCTGTTCCCAGCACCTGGAGGCCGCCTCCCTGGAGGCTCAGCTCTGGGGCGCCGCCCGTCACGTGGACCGCAGCCTGCAGATCCTCTGCCCGGGGCGGCCAGGCCCCGGACCATCCCGTCCACCCGGCCATGCCGGAGACCGCCTACCTCAAGGCGGTGCTGTGCCGGGCGGTACAGGCATGATCCAGAATTCAAGATTCAAAGTTCAAGATTCAAAGAGTTGGTTTGGGTTATCCTCTGCCCCAGTCTTTGAATCTTGAATATTGAATTTTCAACTTCGATTTCCCCATGTACCCCACGCATCCCTTCATCGACCCGGTCGCCATCAGCCTCGGGCCCCTGAGCATCCACTGGTACGGCATCATGTACCTGGTGGGCTTCGCCGGCTTCTGGTGGGTGGGCCGCATCCATGCCCGCAAGCCCTGGAGCCCGGTGAAGCCGGAGCAGGTGGGCGACATGCTGTTCTACGGGGTGATCGGCATCATCGTGGGCGGTCGCCTGGGCTACATCCTGTTCTACAACTTCGACGCCTGGCTGGCCGACCCGGCCATGCTGCTGCGGGTCTGGCAGGGGGGCATGAGCTTCCACGGCGGGCTGATCGGCGCCCTGGTCGCCTCCTGGTTGTACGGGCGCAAGGTCAACGCGCGCTTTTTCCAGATCACCGACTTCATCGCGCCCCTGGCCTGCATCGGGCTCGGCACCGGGCGCATCGGCAACTGGATCAACGGCGAGCTCTGGGGCAAGCCCACGGACCTGCCCTGGGCGATGATCTTCCCCGCCGCCGACATGCTGCCCCGCCACCCGTCCCAGCTCTACCAGGCGGCCCTGGAGGGCCTGGCCCTGTTCACCCTCCTATGGCTGTTCTCCCGTCACCAGCGGCCGGTGGCCGCCGTCTCGGGCCTGTTCCTGATCGGCTACGGGGTGTTCCGCTTCCTGGTGGAGTTCGTGCGCCTGCCCGACGCCCACATCGGCTACCTCGCCTTCGGCTGGCTGACCATGGGACAGCTGCTGACCCTGCCCATGGTCCTGGCCGGCATCGTCATGATGGCCTGGGCGTACAATCGCAACAAATCCGCAACTGCCTGATCGCCAAGCCATGCAACCCTATCTCGATCTCATGCGCCAGCTGCTGGAACACGGCACGGTGAAATCCGACCGCACCGGCACCGGCACCCGTTCCCTGTTCGGCCACCAGATGCGCTTCGACCTGTCGAAGGGCTTTCCCCTGGTGACCACCAAGAAGCTGCACCTGAAATCCATCATCCACGAACTGCTGTGGTTCCTGAAGGGCGAGACCAACATCGCCTATCTCAAGGACAACGGCGTGCGCATCTGGGACGAGTGGGCCACCGAGGACGGCGAACTGGGCCCGGTGTACGGCAGGCAGTGGCGCGCCTGGCCCACCCCCGACGGGCGCCACATCGACCAGATCAGCCAGGTCGTGGAACAGATCCGCACCCGCCCGGATTCCCGGCGCCTGATCGTCAGCGCCTGGAACGTGGCGGAGCTGCCCGACGAGGGCATCTCGCCCAAGGACAACGCCCGGGCCGGACGCATGGCGCTGGCCCCCTGCCATACCTTCTTCCAGTTCTACGTGGCCGACGGCCGGCTCTCCTGCCAGCTCTACCAGCGCAGCGCAGACGTGTTCCTGGGCGTGCCCTTCAACATCGCCTCCTACGCCCTGCTCACGCTGATGGTCGCGCAGGTGACGGACCTTGAGCCCGGCGACTTCGTGCACACCTTCGGCGACGTGCACCTGTACTCCAATCACGTGGAGCAGGCGAAGGAACAGCTCTCCCGCGAGCCCTACCCCCTGCCGAAGATGCATCTCAACCCCGAGGTAAAGTCCCTGTTCGATTTCAGGTACGAGGACTTCACCCTGGAGGGTTACCAGGCGCATCCGCATATCAAGGCGCCGGTTGCAATCTAAGTGGCAAGTCTCAAGTGGCTAGTAGCAAGGTAAAAAACTCTCCCCCGCTTTACGGGGGAGGGTTGGGGAGGGGTTTTTTACCTTGCCACTTGAGACTAGCCACTAGCCACTTCTACTAAGAGGTACGCCCGTGAGACTGTCCTTAATCGTCGCCGTCGACCGAAACAACCTCATCGGCCGCGACAACCAGCTCCCGTGGCACCTGCCGGCGGATCTCGCCTTCTTCAAGCGCACCACCATGGGCGCGCCCATGCTCATGGGCCGCAAGACCTGGGAATCCATCGGACGCCCCCTGCCCGGGCGCACCAGCATCGTCATCACCCGTGATCCCGACTACCGGGCCGAGGGGGCCAGGGTGGTGCATTCCATCGAGGAAGGGATCGCTGCCGCGGGGGACGCGCCGGAGCTGTTCGTGATCGGCGGCGCCAAGCTGTTCGTGGACACCCTGCCGCTGGCCGACCGGCTGTATCTCACCCGCATCGATCACGCCTTCGAGGGAGACACCTGGTTTCCGGAGATCGGGGATGCGTGGCGGGAGATAACCCGTGAAGAACACGAGCCGGATGAGAAGAATGCTTATGCGTACGCCTTCATCACCCTGGAACGGGATCGGGGATAAAAGCGCACTTTCGCCGCAGAGGCGCAGAGGAATCCCGAAAAAAAGGCTTTTGACAGGATTTACATGATTAGCATGATTTTTAAAGAAAGCCCGTCCAAGTTTTTTCAATCCTGTTAATCATGTAAATCCTGTCAGATCCTTATTCTTTCTCTGCGCCTCAGCGCCTCTGCGGCAAGTCATCCGCCCGGATCAGCCCGCCCGACGAAAGCGCCGCCCCGGGATCAGGTAGATCACCGCGAACAAGGCCGCCGCCGCCACCACGATGGACGGCCCCGTGGGCGTGTCCCAGGTGAGCGAACCCATCACGCCACCCACCACCGCAAGCGAGCCCAGCACGCCGGCATAGAGGGCCATCTGCTCCGGCGTGGCCGCCAGGCGCCGGGCGGTGGCGGCGGGAATGATCATCAGCGAGGTGATCAGCAGGATGCCCACCACCTTCATGGCCACGGCGATCACCAGGGCGATGAGCAGCATGAAGCCCAGGCTCACCCACATCACCGGCACGCCCTCCACCCGGGCCAGGTCCTCGTGCACGGTCATGGCCAGCAACGGACGCCAGAGGATCATGAGCAGGATCAGCGCCAGCGCACCGCCGCCGAAGATCCACAGCAGGTCCCCCTGGCTCACCGCGAGGATGTCGCCGAACAGGTAACCCATGAGGTCGATGCGCACCCCTTCCAGGAAGGCGACCGAGACCAGGCCCAGGGACAGGGTGCTATGGGCGAGGATGCCCAGCAGGGTGTCACTGGCCAGCCGTCGCTGACGCTGCAGCAGGACCAGCAGCACTGCGAGCGCAGTGCACAGGGCGATCACCGTGAGGTTCAGGCTGATGCCCAGCAGGAAACCGAGCGCCACGCCCAGCAGCGCCGAATGGGCCAGGGTGTCGCCGAAATAGGCCATGCGCCGCCACACCACGAAGGAGCCCAAGGGCCCCGCCACCAGGGCCACCGCGATGCCGCCCATGAGGGCTCTGAGGATGAAGTCGTCCATAAGGGCGCTAGAGACAATATCCAAGAGGCAAGAGGCAAGTGTGTTTCATTGCTTCTCCTTGTGACCTTCGTTCTCGACCACGCAACCATGGAGGTCGTGGTGGTGGTCGTGGGCGTGGGTGTAGATGGCGAGACCCCGGGCCTCGGCGGGGTCGCCGAACAGCTTGAGGTATTCCGGGTGGCGGCTCACCGCCTCGGGACGGCCGGTGCAGCAGACGTGCTGGTTGAGGCAGACCACGGAGTCGGCGGCCTCCATCACCAGGTGCAGCTCGTGGGAGACCATCAGCACGCCGCAGCCGTAGCGGTCGCGCAGGCGGGCGATGAGCCGGAACACCTCGCCCTGCCCGGCCACGTCCACGCCCTGGGCGGGCTCATCCAGCACCAGCAGGTCCGGCCTGCGCATCAGCGCGCGGGCCAGCAGCACGCGCTGCATCTCACCGCCGGAGACCGACTGGATGGGCTGATCCAGCAGGTGTTCCACACCCACCTCCCGCAGCACCTCCCGCTGGTGTGCGCGGCTGGCCCGCCCGCCCAGGGTGAGGAAACGGCCCACGGTGATGGGCAATACCTCATCCACCAGGACCCGCTGGGGCATGTAGCCCAGTTTCAGCCCCGGGGTACGGATCACCTCGCCCTCGGTCGCGGGCAACAGGCCCAGCAGGATGCGCACCAGGCAGGTTTTGCCGGCCCCGTTGGGGCCGATCAGGGTGACGATGCGACCGCGCTCCACGCCGAGATCCACGCCATGCAGGATGTGACGACCGCCCAGGGTCAGGCCCACGCCCCGCGCTGCAACCAGGGGCGAGGCCGCATCGTGGGCATTTGAGCGGGTCACTGATGACATGGGAGATCCGTGTCCTGAAAAGCTGGACGCAAAGGGCGAATGTTATATTATTACATCACATATCCATTCCTGAGAGTAACGCGCCATGCCTGCCATCCGCCAGAGGAAACTGACATCGCACCCGGGCCTTTTCCTGGCTGTCCTGTCCTTGTTCGCCCTGCTGCTGGGCAACGTGCAGGCCGCACCACAGGTGGTGGTGAGCATCAAGCCGGTCCACGACCTGGTCACCGGCGTGACCGAAGGCGTGACGGCACCGGTGCTGCTGGTGCCCGGCGGCGCCTCCCCCCATGACTACGCCCTGCGCCCCTCGGAGATGCGCGCCCTGCAGCAGGCCCGGGTGGTCATCTGGACCGGGCCGGAACTGGAGAACTTCCTGGTGCGCCCCCTGGCGGGGCTGGGCTCGGAGGTACAGCGCGTCACCCTGCTCAAGGATGCGGATCTGGTGCAACACCCGGTACGCGAGGGCGGGATCTGGGACAGTCATGGTCATGGGCACGGGGACCACAACCACGCACACAGTCACAGCCACAACCACGGGCACAGCCACGCGGCTCACAACCATGCTCACGCCGAACCCGACGCCCATGTCTGGCTGTCGCCGGAGAACGCCCGGCGCATCGTGACGCACGTGGCCGGCGTACTCGCGGCGGTTGACCCGGACAACGCGGCGGCCTACGGGGCCAACCGGGATCGCATGCTGGCCCGGCTCGACCAGCTGGACGAGGAACTGCGCGCCCGGCTGGCGCCGGTGCGCGAGGCGCCCTTCATCGTGTTCCACGACGCCTACCAGTACTTCGAGCGCCACTACGGCCTGACGCCGGCCGGCTCCATCACCGTGGACCCGTCCCGAGCCCCCGGCGCACGGCGCATCCAGGAGATCAGGCAGCGGGTCAGCCAGTCCGAGGCCCTCTGCGTGTTCAGCGAACCCCAGTTCCGCCCTGCCATCGTGGCCACGGTGATCGAGGGCACCCAGGCACGCACCGGCGTGCTGGATCCCCTGGGTGCGGACCTGCCGTCGGGTCCGGAGGGCTATGAGGCGCTGCTGCGCAACCTGGCGCAGAGCCTGGTGGAGTGCCTGTCTTGAAGTGGGAAGGGTGAATCGGGAAGTGGGAAGAAAACCCACCCTGTAGGAGCGGCGACCTCGCCGCGAATCGCCCGGGAAGCAACCAGGCCTTGGCTGGTAACGCAGAGGGCGCAAAGACGCAGAGGACGCAAAGAATTCACATCCAAAAACTTTGCGCTCTCTGCGTCTTTGCGTTCTCTGCGTGAATGACCGATCACCGAGTCCCCGCCAACCCGTTCGGCCCGGGGTCAGGCCTCCTACGCCGCCTTCTTGTCCGCACCCACCAGCACGCCCAGCAGATCCGGGACCGGCACCTCTACGGCGCAGTCACTGGCCTCCACCCGGCAGTGGTCGGACCAGTGCAGCAACTGCATCGTGCCGCTGAAATCCTCCACCAGGGTGGTGCAGTGCTCCACCCAGTCACCGTCGTTGCAGTAGAGCACGCCGTCGATGCGCTCGATGCCGGCCTTGTGGATGTGGCCGCAGATGTAGCCGTCAAAGCCGTTGCGCAGCGCCTCCTGGGCGGCAGCCTCCTCGAACTTGCGGATGTAGGCCCGGGCGTTGCCCACCCGGGTCTTGAGCCATGCGGACAGGGACCAGTAGCCGTGGCCCCGGCGGCGGCGCCAGGCGTTGTAGACGCGGTTGCCCTTGAGCAGCATCTGGTAGGCACCGTCACCCACCGCCTTGAGCAGGGCGTTGTGGCGCACGTCGCCGTCGAACTCATCACCGTGACTGACGAAGAAACGCCGCCCGTCGGCACTCAGGTGCTCGGCGTTCAGGCGCACCTGCACGCCATGGAACTCGCTGCCTGCGAAGTCGCGGAACAGCTCGTCGTGATTGCCGGGGATGTAGGTGACCCGGGTACCACTGCGCGCCATGTGCAGGATGCGCTGCAGCACTGCAGACTGGTCCGCGGTCCAGTACACGGAGCGGCGCATGCTCCAGAGATCGAAGATGTCGCCCACCAGGTAGAGCTGTTCACAGCGGACGCTGTTGAGGAAATCCAGCAGGTAATCGGCGCGGCACTCGCGGGTGCCCAGATGCACATCGGAGATGAATACACTGCGGCAGCGAAGCGTTCCCATGGACAGACCCTCGGCAGTGGTTTCGCGGAGTCTGAATTGGGGAGGTTACAAAAAGATCAAGCAATCATGAATTTACGGTGAAAAAAGGCACTTGAGACAAGTTGCCAGATGCAAGAGACAAGAGGGTTTTCTTGCCACTTGTCTCTTGCATCTTGTCTCTAGCGCTCTCCTATCCCATATCGAGATCGAACTGCACCGCCTCGAGTCCCGCCGCGGCACACTTCTCATCCAATTCACCACTGGGCGCTCCGCTGACACCGACGCCGCCCACGATGGCACCGGCCGAGTGGATGGGCAGGCCGCCGGCGGAGAACACGATGCCCTGCACCTTGCCCACCGAGAAGGGCCGGGTGAAGCGGTCTTCCATCTGGGACAGGGGCGCGTTGAAGGACATGGCGGTGTAGGCCTTCTGCCTGGAGATCTCCAGGGTCAGGTCCATGGCCAGGGTGTCACGCATCACCACCTGGGGATGCCCGCCGCGATCCACCACGGTCACGGCAACATTCACGCCCTCGGCGCGGCAGGCCTCGATGGTGGCCAGAGCGATGCGGTTGGCCATCTCCAGGGACAGGCGCTTGATGTCCGCGGTCACCGGGGCATCGGCCTGGGCAACGGCACCGGCGCTCAGGATCACGGCACCGGCCAGCAGGGAACGGATCATTTTCATGGTGGTTTCTCCTCTCATGGTGGCGATTTATTCATTGCAGGGCCTCTATGAGTGTAGAAGCCCGGAGCCAGAGAGTGCGCGCGGTGGAACAATTCAAAATTCAAGATTCAAGATTCAAAATTCAAAGGTTGTCGGCGCCACTGCATGTGCTAGCTCCCCCTTTGAATTTTGAATTTTGAATCCGCTTCAGATCAGCACCAGCAACCAGATCACCGCCGCGTTGATGAGCGCGAACAACACCGCCGCCGAACCCATGTCCTTGGCCCGGGCGGAGAGCTTGTGCTGTTCGCCGCCGAAGCGGTCGATGGCCGCCTCGATGCCGGAGTTGAGCAGTTCCACGATGAGGATGAGCAACAGGCTGCCCACCAGCAGGGCCCGCTCCACCCCGGTCTCGCCCAGCCACAGGGCCAGGGGCAGGGCGAGCACCACCAGCAGCAGTTCCTGGCGAAACGCCTCCTCGTGCTTGAAGGCGGCGCGCAATCCCGCCCAGGAGTAGCCCGCGGCCTTGACGATGCGCGTCATACCGCGGTTGCCGCTGTAGGCCATCAGTCCGTCCGTCCCTGTTCAGCGACCTCGTCGAGCGCGGCGCCGGGCCGCCAGGCCACATCCAGTTCACGGGCGGCACGCACCTCATCGAAGCGCCGGTTGGGCTGGGTATAGGGGGCACCCTTGACCTTGTCGGGGCTGGTGCGCGCCTCTTCCAGGATCTCGGCCATGGCCTCCACAAAGCCGTCCAGGGTCTCCTTGCTCTCGGTCTCGGTGGGCTCGATGAGCAGGCACTCGGGCACCAGCAGCGGGAAGTAGGTGGTGGGAGCGTGGTAGTTGAAGTCCAGCAGGCGCTTGGCCACGTCCATGGCGGTCACCTCGGTGTCCTTGGCGAGCCGCTTGAGGGTCACGATGAACTCGTGAGTGGCGCGGCGCCCGGGGAAGGCCAGTTCGAAGCCCTTCTCCCTCAGGCGCGCCATCACGTAGTTGGCGTTGAGGGTGGAGAACTCCGCCACCCGGGGCATGCCCGCGCGGCCCAGCATGCGCATGTACACGTAGGCGCGCAGCAGCACGCCGGCGTTGCCGGCAAAGGCCGAGAGCCGACCGATGGACTGGGGCAGGTCCTTCTCGGTCATGAAGCGATAGCGCTCGCCCTCCTTCGCCACCACCGGGATGGGCATGAAGGGGCGCAGGCGCTCGCTCACGCCCACCGCGCCGGCACCGGGACCGCCGCCACCGTGTGGGGTGGAGAAGGTCTTGTGCAGGTTCATGTGGATCACGTCAAAGCCCATGTCCCCGGGGCGCACCTTGCCGAGGATGGCGTTGAGGTTGGCGCCATCGTAGTACAGCAGTCCGCCGGCCTGGTGCACCAGGTCGGCGATCTCCTTGATGCGCCGCTCGAACACGCCGAGCGTCGAGGGGTTGGTGAGCATGATGCCGGCAGTGTGCGGACCCAGAGCGGCCTTCAGGGCCTCCATGTCCACGTCACCGGAATCGTCGGTGGGGATCTCCTTCACCGTGTAGCCGCACATGGTGGCGGTGGCCGGGTTGGTGCCGTGGGCCGCATCGGGCACCAGGATCTCGGTGCGCGCGGTGTCCTTGCGGGCGTCGTGGTAGGCGCGGATCATGGCCACGCCGGCGAACTCGCCCTGGGCACCGGCCATGGGGGTGAGCGACACGCCGCCCTTCATGCCGGTCACATCCCGCAGCATCTCCTGCAGCTCGAACATGCAGGCCAGGAAGCCCTGGCTGTGGGTGTCCGGCGCGTGGGGATGGCGGCCCAGGAAACCCGGCAGCATGGCCAGGCTGTTGCAGGCCCGCGGGTTGTACTTCATGGTGCAGGACCCCAGCGGGTAGAACTGGGTATCGATGGAGAAGTTCTTCTGGGACAGCCGGGTGTAGTGGCGCACCACGTCCAGTTCGGAGAGTTCCGGCAGCGGCGCGCGCGTGCCGCGACGGAAGCGCTCGGGCAGCCCGCTCACGGTGGCCTCGCGCAGCGGCGCCTGGGCCGTGGCCCCGCGCCCGGGACGGGAACGCTCAAAGATCAGCATGTCTGGAAACTCCTCAAGTATCGGTATTCAATCAAATCCACATCAGCCGCAGAGGCGCAGAGAAAAGAAATGCCTGGACAGGATTTACATGATTAACAGGATTGTTCGAAAAAGGGAGTGCCCTACTTCGTTGAATCCTGTTGATCATGTTAATCCTGTCGATTTTTCCCTCTGCGACTCAGCGCCTCTGCGGCAATCAGTCTTCAGCCCAGCGCCGCAAACGCCGCATCCAGATCCGGCTCTTCGCTGAATTCCTGGACCAACTCCGTGTGCAGCACCTTGTTGTTCTGGTCCAGCACGATGACCGCCCGGGCCGTGATGCCTGCCAGGGGGCCATCGGTGAGCAGGATCCCGTAGTCCTTGGCAAAGTTTCGCGAGCGCATCATGGACAGGGTCTGCACCTGCTCGATCTTCTGGGCCGCACAGAAACGCGCCTGGGTGGGCGGCAGATCGGCGGAGATCACGAGCACCACCACGTCGTCGCGGCCTGCCAGCAGCTTCTCAAGCTTCATGGTGGAATTGGCGCAGGTGCTGGTGTCCAGCGCACCCACCACGGACAGGACCTTCTTCTTGCCCGCAAACGCGGCCAGGCCCACATCGTTGAGGTCCTTGTCCACCAGAGTGAAATCGGGGGCCTGGGAGCCCACGGGCGGCAGGTCGCCGTTGGTATGGATGGGGTTACCGTGCAGTTTGATCTCGGCCATGATTTGGTTCCTCGCTTGCGTTCGTGGTTGTCTCAAGGAATTCTTTTTGCCACAGAGGTCACAGAGGTCACAGAGCTAACACAACCGGTCGGGATATGCAGGTTGGACTGAGCACAGCGAAGTCCAACCCGCTTGCACCGGCAACGACCCGTTGGGGTTCGTTCCTCACCCCAACCTACGATCCCGAATCGCCTTTCAATCTCCCGCACTCTCTGCGCCTCCGCGCCTCTGCGGCAGAAGTTCATTGCTACGCCAGCGCTGCCTTCATCACCTCGGCATAACGGTCCAGGTCAGCCTCGGTCTTGGTCTCGGTGGCGCACACCAGCAGCAGGTCGCCGAGATCGCTGTAGTCATCACCCAGGGCGTAACCGCCCAGCACGCCCTGCTGCGCCATGGCATCCAGCACCGGACGCACCGGCCTGGGCAGACGGAAGGCGATCTCGTGGAAGGCCTCGCCGGCAAACGCCGGGGTCACGCCCAGTGGTTTCAGGCGCTCGATCAGGGCATGGGTGTTGGCGTGGCAGGCGGCTGCGACCCGCTCCAGGCCCTCGGGACCCAGCAGCGCCATGTGGATGGTGGCGGCGGTGACCACCAGGCCCTGGTTGGTGCAGATGTTCGAGGTGGCCTTGGAGCGACGGATGTGCTGCTCGCGGGCCTGCAGGGTCAGCACGAAACCGGTGCGCCCGTCGGCGTCCAGGGTGCGGCCCACGATACGGCCCGGCATCTGGCGCACGTGCTCCTTGCGGCAGCACATGAAACCGAAATACGGGCCGCCGGAGGACAGGGGCGCGCCCAGAGGCTGGCCTTCGCCGCACACGATGTCCGCGCCCTTCCCACCCCACTCACCCGGGGGCTTGAGCAGCGCGAGGCTGACCGGATTCACCACGCCGATCACCTGGGCGTCCTGGGCGTGGGCCCAGTCGGTGAGCGCATCCGCCTCTTCCAGCACGCCGAAGAAGTTGGGCTGGGGGATCACCAGGGCGGTGATGTCCTGGCCTTCGAAGGCAGCCAGGGACTTGGGATCGACACGGCCGGTGGCGGGATCGAAGGGCACCTCCACCAGCTCGATGCCCTGGCCATGCACGATGGCGCGGGTCACCGAACGGTACACCGGGTTCACCGTGGCGGGCATGAGCACGCGGTGGCTCTTGGACTTGCGGTTGGCACGCACGCTCATGAGCACCGCCTCCGCCAGCGCCGAGGCGCCGTCGTAGAGGGAGGCGTTGGAGACGTCCATGCCGGTCAGGCCCGTCATCATGGTCTGGTATTCGTAGACCAGCTGCAGGGTGCCCTGACTGGCCTCGGCCTGGTAGGGCGTGTAGGCGCTGTAGAA containing:
- a CDS encoding diacylglycerol kinase, with the translated sequence MAYSGNRGMTRIVKAAGYSWAGLRAAFKHEEAFRQELLLVVLALPLALWLGETGVERALLVGSLLLILIVELLNSGIEAAIDRFGGEQHKLSARAKDMGSAAVLFALINAAVIWLLVLI
- the gcvPB gene encoding aminomethyl-transferring glycine dehydrogenase subunit GcvPB: MLIFERSRPGRGATAQAPLREATVSGLPERFRRGTRAPLPELSELDVVRHYTRLSQKNFSIDTQFYPLGSCTMKYNPRACNSLAMLPGFLGRHPHAPDTHSQGFLACMFELQEMLRDVTGMKGGVSLTPMAGAQGEFAGVAMIRAYHDARKDTARTEILVPDAAHGTNPATATMCGYTVKEIPTDDSGDVDMEALKAALGPHTAGIMLTNPSTLGVFERRIKEIADLVHQAGGLLYYDGANLNAILGKVRPGDMGFDVIHMNLHKTFSTPHGGGGPGAGAVGVSERLRPFMPIPVVAKEGERYRFMTEKDLPQSIGRLSAFAGNAGVLLRAYVYMRMLGRAGMPRVAEFSTLNANYVMARLREKGFELAFPGRRATHEFIVTLKRLAKDTEVTAMDVAKRLLDFNYHAPTTYFPLLVPECLLIEPTETESKETLDGFVEAMAEILEEARTSPDKVKGAPYTQPNRRFDEVRAARELDVAWRPGAALDEVAEQGRTD
- the tpx gene encoding thiol peroxidase; the protein is MAEIKLHGNPIHTNGDLPPVGSQAPDFTLVDKDLNDVGLAAFAGKKKVLSVVGALDTSTCANSTMKLEKLLAGRDDVVVLVISADLPPTQARFCAAQKIEQVQTLSMMRSRNFAKDYGILLTDGPLAGITARAVIVLDQNNKVLHTELVQEFSEEPDLDAAFAALG
- the gcvPA gene encoding aminomethyl-transferring glycine dehydrogenase subunit GcvPA; its protein translation is MPFIPHTETDIQDMLAAIGVNDIEQLFDEIPSALRTGPLNLVPEAMSEMEITRLMHRRAAQDHVDLNFIGAGAYEHHIPAAVWQIATRGEFYSAYTPYQAEASQGTLQLVYEYQTMMTGLTGMDVSNASLYDGASALAEAVLMSVRANRKSKSHRVLMPATVNPVYRSVTRAIVHGQGIELVEVPFDPATGRVDPKSLAAFEGQDITALVIPQPNFFGVLEEADALTDWAHAQDAQVIGVVNPVSLALLKPPGEWGGKGADIVCGEGQPLGAPLSSGGPYFGFMCCRKEHVRQMPGRIVGRTLDADGRTGFVLTLQAREQHIRRSKATSNICTNQGLVVTAATIHMALLGPEGLERVAAACHANTHALIERLKPLGVTPAFAGEAFHEIAFRLPRPVRPVLDAMAQQGVLGGYALGDDYSDLGDLLLVCATETKTEADLDRYAEVMKAALA